The sequence ATATACCCCCGTGGAGGACGGAGAAGCGAGTAACCAGACTCAGGACGTGAACGAGACACAGAATGGGGAACAGAACCAGGGACAGGGTGGAAACGGAATGCCCGGCTTCGGTCTCTTAGCTGGATCTGTCGCTCTCATCGGTGTCGCCGCCCTCAGAGAACTACAGCTGACGTAGCTGACCCGTCTGTTTCTTTCCGGTGGGTTTGTTACCTCCGACTTCGAACTCCGAGTATGATAAGATCCGGTAGCTTCGTCGCTGACCACATCGAGCCAGCCGACTCGACAGACGTAGATGAAGCGGTACAGCCCAACGGCTTCGACCTCAGCATACGGGAGATATACAGACACGAGACGCGAGCCACCCTTACCGACGACGACTACGACAAGCCCGATAGGAAACGTATTGAGACAGAAGAGAGAGACGGAAGGGAGTTCTACTCACTCGAACCCGGCTCTTACGTAGTCGAGTACGCCGAGGTCGTCGAGATACCCGAGAACCACGTCGGCTTCGTCTACCCCCGAAGCAGACTCATGAGGAGCGGCGGTATGCTCTTCACTGCTGTCTGGGACTCGGGCTACAAGGGAAGAGGCGAGGGCGGTCTGAGGATCGACGTTCCTATGGAGATACAGGCAGACATGAGGATCTGTCAGATACTCTTCGAGAAGACCGAGAAGCTTTCGGAGACCTACTCGGGGTCACACCAGAACGAGAATCTCGACCAGACTGAGTGAGATATGCCGAATCTCTCAGTCGTCTTAGTCGATCCCGAGACTCCGGGGAACGTCGGCACTGCGGCGAGGTCTATTAAGAACTTCGGCTTCGACGACCTCGTCGTGGTAGATTCGCCCGGGATAGAAGAGGGCGATGAAGCATACGGCTTCGCACAGGACGCTGACGACGTACTCAGATCGCGCCGATCCGTGGGGTTCGACGAGGTCGTCGAGAGCTACTACACCGTGGGCTTCACAGCGACGACGGGCTCACCCAAACAGCACGCGAGGTTCCCTTATGCGACTCCGGAGGAGATACGTTACGAGACTGAGGATCTGGATGCCGATGTCGCTCTCGTCTTCGGAAGGGAGTCGACAGGGCTCACCAACGAGGAGATAGGACGTCTCGACCGTGTCTGTTCGATACCCGCGAACCCCGAGTATCCGTCTCTCAACCTCGGACAGGCTGTCACTGTCGGTCTCTACGAGATGAGCAAGTCTCACAGTCACAGAGACGGAGAAGATGAGAGACAGAAACAGAGACACGACAGGGCTGACGACGAGTACATAGAGAGGTTCCACGGTATATTCGGAGATCTCCTCGAAGCCGTCGACCATCCCGAGGGAAGACGTGACAAGACGAAGAGGATGATGAGAAGACTACTCGGTAGGTGCCATCCCACCAAGAGGGAAATAACCACTCTAATAGGGACTGTTAACGAGGCTTCTGAGACCATCAAACATCTACGTAAACGTAAGCAGTGTGACTGTAATAAAGACGAGAACGAGAGTGACGAGTAGTAGCTATCTATATCCTGTCCTTCACTCCATCCTCTATCTCCTCGACCCTCTTTTCGACCGACTCACGTTCGAGGTAGAAGAATTCGAGGACTAAGACAGCCGCGAATATTCCTACCACAGAGACAAAGACACCGAACTCGTGTACGTAGAGGTGGTGGAGAACTATGGGTATCGCAACGACTGTACCGAGTAGCCCGAGCGCGGGAACCACAGGATTAGACCCAGTCTCGTCGTAGATTCTGAGGTTGGTGTAGTTGGCTATCGCGTCGGAGATCAGGAACGCAACAGAGCCGAACTCTGTTATCTGTCTCAGGGTGCCGAGCGCGGTGAAGGTCGCCGTGAGAACTCCCATCACGACAAGCGCGTACTTAGGTATACCCTGCTTATCACGGAATGAAAAGACCTGTGGCATCTTCCCCTCGGTTGCGACCTTGTGTGCGAGTCTCGAAGCACCGAAGAGTGTGGCGTTTATTCCCGACGATGTACTCTGCATCGCCGACAGAATCACGAGAACGAAGCCCGCACCCCCAAGTATGGGTATGTTCGAGACCGCCTTTGCGAGTGCTGTCTCCTTGTGTTCGACTAACTGCTGAGGTGTGAGATGTAGAGTCGCCATGAAGGACACCGAGACGTATATGAGTATGGCTATGGCTATGGCTATATACATGCCACGCCGGAGGTTAGTCTCGACGTTCTCTATGTCGTTGTAGTCGTATGTCAGGAGCTGAAAGCCCTCGTATGACACGAAGATCACAGCGAAACCCGTGATCGGACTCACGTATCCCTTGTTGAAGAAGTCGACAGCCGCGAGGCTGCCGTCGTAGAAGACTACTCCGAGAGCCGCGAGAGATAGGAGTATCAGTATTTTGATGTAGACGGCTATGTCCTCGAAAAGCCCAGTCTCTCTCACCCCGGCGAGGTTGAGACCCACCAAGAGCCCCACGATTCCCACAGAGATCACAGGTCTGAGTATCTGAGGCAGGCTGACCG comes from Candidatus Afararchaeum irisae and encodes:
- a CDS encoding deoxyuridine 5'-triphosphate nucleotidohydrolase, giving the protein MIRSGSFVADHIEPADSTDVDEAVQPNGFDLSIREIYRHETRATLTDDDYDKPDRKRIETEERDGREFYSLEPGSYVVEYAEVVEIPENHVGFVYPRSRLMRSGGMLFTAVWDSGYKGRGEGGLRIDVPMEIQADMRICQILFEKTEKLSETYSGSHQNENLDQTE
- a CDS encoding APC family permease produces the protein MGSQAQSDAEKLGLKEVVAMGVGGMVSGGIYAALGVAMRQAGNAVPVSYLLAGVITLLTAYSYIKLTLHFGEKGGAFAFIDHTTENPHIAGVTGWVLIVGYVGVMAMYAFAFGAYTLTAVREIASVSLPQILRPVISVGIVGLLVGLNLAGVRETGLFEDIAVYIKILILLSLAALGVVFYDGSLAAVDFFNKGYVSPITGFAVIFVSYEGFQLLTYDYNDIENVETNLRRGMYIAIAIAILIYVSVSFMATLHLTPQQLVEHKETALAKAVSNIPILGGAGFVLVILSAMQSTSSGINATLFGASRLAHKVATEGKMPQVFSFRDKQGIPKYALVVMGVLTATFTALGTLRQITEFGSVAFLISDAIANYTNLRIYDETGSNPVVPALGLLGTVVAIPIVLHHLYVHEFGVFVSVVGIFAAVLVLEFFYLERESVEKRVEEIEDGVKDRI
- a CDS encoding TrmH family RNA methyltransferase, with amino-acid sequence MPNLSVVLVDPETPGNVGTAARSIKNFGFDDLVVVDSPGIEEGDEAYGFAQDADDVLRSRRSVGFDEVVESYYTVGFTATTGSPKQHARFPYATPEEIRYETEDLDADVALVFGRESTGLTNEEIGRLDRVCSIPANPEYPSLNLGQAVTVGLYEMSKSHSHRDGEDERQKQRHDRADDEYIERFHGIFGDLLEAVDHPEGRRDKTKRMMRRLLGRCHPTKREITTLIGTVNEASETIKHLRKRKQCDCNKDENESDE